The following proteins come from a genomic window of Thermodesulforhabdaceae bacterium:
- the glyA gene encoding serine hydroxymethyltransferase, protein MSILEKVDPEIYRAIKLEEERQRFKLELIASENFVSRAVREAQGSVLTNKYAEGYPGRRYYGGCEYVDIAEQLAIDRAKKLFHAEYANVQPHSGSQANMAVYFAVLKPGDTIMGMDLRQGGHLTHGSPVSFSGRFYRVVSYGVHPETEEIDYDSMRELALAERPKLIIAGASAYPRIIDFARFRAVCDEVGAQLMVDMAHIAGLVAAELHPNPIFHADFVTSTTHKTLRGPRGGLILSHERYARLLDSQLFPGIQGGPLMHVIAAKAVAFKEAMEPAFREYQRRIVENSKALASALKDRGYRLVSGGTDNHLMLVDLRNKGITGKEAEEILDRAGITVNKNSIPFDPQKPNITSGIRLGTAAVTTRGMGVEDMKQIAAFIDEALTAKDDPAKIETISRKVRDFAGSFPAHRSVFGYDE, encoded by the coding sequence ATGAGTATTCTAGAAAAAGTTGATCCCGAAATATACCGAGCGATAAAGCTCGAGGAGGAGCGTCAGCGATTCAAGCTAGAGCTTATCGCCTCGGAAAATTTTGTTAGCAGAGCTGTAAGGGAAGCTCAGGGTTCGGTTCTTACCAACAAATACGCCGAAGGATATCCAGGACGACGATATTACGGTGGCTGTGAGTATGTCGATATTGCTGAGCAACTCGCCATAGATAGAGCAAAAAAGCTTTTTCACGCTGAATACGCTAACGTTCAGCCTCACTCCGGTTCTCAGGCGAATATGGCAGTCTATTTTGCTGTTCTCAAGCCCGGGGATACTATAATGGGAATGGATCTCAGGCAGGGTGGACATCTTACTCATGGAAGCCCTGTGAGTTTTTCCGGGAGGTTTTATCGAGTAGTTTCCTATGGAGTGCATCCTGAAACCGAAGAGATTGACTACGATTCGATGAGAGAGCTTGCTCTCGCTGAACGACCAAAACTTATTATTGCTGGCGCCAGTGCATATCCCAGGATTATAGATTTTGCTCGCTTCCGAGCCGTGTGTGACGAGGTAGGCGCTCAACTCATGGTTGATATGGCTCATATCGCCGGATTGGTAGCCGCAGAACTTCACCCCAATCCGATTTTTCATGCTGACTTTGTAACGTCAACAACTCATAAGACTTTGAGAGGACCCAGAGGTGGACTCATACTGTCTCATGAACGATATGCCAGGCTCCTTGATAGCCAGCTCTTCCCTGGCATCCAGGGGGGACCTCTAATGCATGTTATTGCGGCGAAGGCTGTGGCTTTCAAAGAGGCAATGGAGCCGGCTTTTCGGGAATATCAGCGGCGTATAGTTGAAAATTCTAAGGCTCTTGCCAGTGCTCTGAAAGATCGAGGTTATCGCCTGGTGTCTGGTGGAACTGATAATCATCTTATGCTGGTTGATCTTAGAAACAAAGGAATTACGGGTAAAGAAGCTGAAGAAATCCTCGATAGGGCAGGCATTACGGTGAATAAAAATTCTATTCCTTTCGATCCGCAAAAGCCTAACATAACAAGTGGTATAAGACTTGGAACGGCAGCGGTAACGACTCGAGGAATGGGCGTCGAAGATATGAAGCAAATCGCCGCTTTTATAGATGAAGCTTTGACTGCAAAGGATGATCCAGCAAAAATTGAGACAATAAGCCGTAAAGTTCGCGACTTTGCTGGTTCCTTCCCCGCCCACAGATCTGTGTTTGGTTACGATGAATAA
- the fabF gene encoding beta-ketoacyl-ACP synthase II produces the protein MVEKEKKKRRVVITGIGLVSPLGIGIEENWQALIEGRSGIGPITRFDASNYQTRFAGEVKNFNPEDFMPKKEVRKLDIFLHFALAATQMAVEDAKLTISEEEAPRAGTIMGCGLGGLTTIESSHKILLAEGPKKISPFFIPAIIGNMAPGLMSMRYNAKGPNLSIQTACAAGTHAIGTAFHMIRDGIIDIALTGGVEAVVTAMAIAGFNAMRALSTRNDAPEKASRPFDKERDGFVLSEGAAVLVLETLDRALERGASIYAEVIGFGLTSDAYHMTAPAPEGEGAVRCMQMALDDAGIRPEEVDYINAHGTSTDLNDRFETMAIKQVFGSHAYKLAVSSTKSMTGHLLGAAGGVEAAYTALTIKRGIIPPTINYEYPDPDCDLDYVPNVARSAQVKVALSNSFGFGGTNATIVMKAWEGDVK, from the coding sequence ATGGTGGAAAAGGAGAAAAAAAAGCGAAGAGTCGTAATTACTGGAATCGGATTGGTCAGTCCTCTTGGTATTGGGATTGAAGAAAACTGGCAGGCTTTGATCGAAGGACGATCCGGAATCGGACCAATTACAAGATTTGATGCAAGTAACTATCAGACCCGATTTGCCGGCGAGGTCAAGAATTTCAATCCCGAAGATTTTATGCCCAAGAAAGAAGTAAGGAAGCTGGATATCTTTTTACATTTCGCTTTGGCAGCAACTCAAATGGCTGTAGAAGATGCTAAACTCACAATATCAGAAGAAGAAGCTCCTCGAGCTGGAACCATTATGGGGTGTGGACTGGGAGGGCTTACCACTATAGAATCTTCACACAAGATTCTTCTTGCTGAAGGTCCTAAGAAAATAAGCCCTTTTTTTATTCCTGCCATAATTGGCAATATGGCTCCCGGGCTTATGTCGATGAGGTATAACGCCAAGGGACCAAATCTTTCTATTCAAACTGCCTGCGCTGCCGGAACTCATGCTATCGGGACAGCTTTCCACATGATAAGAGATGGCATCATAGATATAGCCCTTACAGGAGGGGTCGAAGCGGTTGTAACCGCTATGGCTATTGCCGGCTTTAACGCAATGCGGGCTCTTTCTACAAGAAATGACGCTCCAGAAAAGGCTTCACGTCCTTTCGATAAAGAACGAGATGGTTTTGTTCTTAGTGAAGGGGCAGCAGTGCTTGTTCTTGAAACTTTAGATCGAGCTTTAGAGCGTGGAGCTTCCATTTACGCCGAAGTTATCGGCTTTGGGCTTACAAGCGACGCCTACCATATGACGGCCCCCGCACCAGAAGGAGAAGGAGCTGTTCGGTGTATGCAAATGGCTTTAGACGATGCCGGTATTCGTCCGGAGGAAGTTGACTACATAAACGCTCACGGCACATCAACCGACTTGAACGATCGCTTCGAAACGATGGCGATCAAACAGGTGTTTGGTTCCCATGCTTATAAACTGGCAGTGAGTTCAACGAAATCTATGACAGGTCATCTTTTAGGAGCTGCTGGGGGCGTTGAAGCAGCTTATACTGCTCTTACCATAAAGCGCGGAATCATTCCACCTACCATAAATTATGAATATCCCGACCCCGACTGTGATTTAGACTATGTCCCCAACGTGGCTAGATCGGCTCAAGTGAAAGTGGCTTTATCTAACTCTTTTGGGTTTGGGGGAACCAATGCAACAATTGTTATGAAGGCCTGGGAAGGGGACGTAAAATGA
- a CDS encoding methyltransferase domain-containing protein, which produces MPACTKKKNYLFDYHPGCFEREDESQDRIFYQKPRFVEHLDSNALRLVEHIVGTLIIEPAPRILDLMASWDSHIPDSVKPELVIGLGLNEEELRANPKLTQYVIHDINETPTLPFPDNFFDVVLNTVSVDYMTRPFEIFSEVGRILRPGGLFLVTFSNRYFPPKAVRIWKELTEEERLILVADYFSVSGLFEEPSFFISKGKKRPSDDKYAHLNIPSDPVYAVYGEKVGGDPNRPKRPEPTDPEVVMPPSELSHRELKEWVAKHRQCPYCGEKLKKWLVPLTPFTEWDTEYFYICFNDNCPYFLRGWMAMLKQGNLGFSYRFRFNPKSSGIDAMPVPHPNAYRESIVEEE; this is translated from the coding sequence ATGCCTGCCTGCACCAAAAAGAAAAATTATCTTTTCGATTACCATCCTGGATGCTTTGAGCGAGAGGACGAATCCCAGGATAGGATTTTTTACCAAAAACCTCGCTTCGTGGAACATCTGGACAGTAATGCTTTACGTCTTGTCGAGCACATAGTAGGAACTCTCATAATTGAACCTGCTCCAAGAATTCTCGATCTAATGGCAAGCTGGGATTCACATATTCCAGACTCGGTTAAACCAGAGCTAGTTATAGGACTAGGGTTAAACGAGGAAGAGTTACGCGCCAATCCTAAACTTACTCAATATGTCATTCATGATATAAACGAGACACCAACACTACCATTCCCTGACAACTTCTTTGATGTGGTTCTCAATACAGTGTCTGTTGATTACATGACTCGCCCATTTGAGATTTTCTCCGAGGTAGGAAGAATCTTGCGACCAGGTGGACTGTTCCTTGTCACATTCAGTAACCGTTACTTTCCACCAAAAGCTGTAAGGATATGGAAAGAACTTACAGAAGAAGAAAGACTAATCCTAGTAGCTGATTATTTCTCTGTATCCGGATTGTTCGAAGAACCTTCGTTCTTCATATCCAAAGGAAAGAAGCGCCCAAGCGATGATAAATATGCCCACCTAAACATACCAAGTGACCCTGTATATGCAGTCTATGGAGAAAAAGTGGGTGGCGATCCAAACAGACCAAAAAGACCAGAGCCAACTGATCCTGAGGTTGTTATGCCACCTTCAGAGTTGTCACACAGAGAGCTTAAAGAATGGGTTGCAAAACACAGACAATGTCCATACTGCGGTGAAAAACTTAAAAAATGGCTAGTTCCCCTCACACCCTTCACAGAATGGGATACAGAATACTTCTACATCTGTTTCAATGACAATTGTCCATACTTTCTTAGAGGCTGGATGGCTATGTTGAAGCAAGGAAATCTTGGTTTCTCCTACAGATTCAGGTTTAATCCGAAAAGTAGCGGAATTGACGCCATGCCGGTTCCTCATCCTAACGCTTACCGTGAAAGCATTGTGGAAGAAGAATAG
- the rny gene encoding ribonuclease Y produces the protein MTVLMVLLFIASIAAGAGVGIYVYQQLQKQRFQEIQSQAQEVLDRAKKEAETIKKEAILQAKDTLIQMKAEFERETKETRRELQNLEKRLMQKEENLERKSDLLEARDKELAKRERELERLSRELSQKSEEYDNLIQEQTRLLESIAKMTTQEAKNMLIESIREEARRDAALLVKKIESEAREIADKKAKEIIALAIQRYAGEYVAEKTVSVVSLPNEEMKGRIIGREGRNIRALEAITGVDLIIDDTPEAVILSAFNPVRREVARIALERLISDGRIHPARIEEVVGKVTEEIEQSIREAGEQAAFDVGVHGLHPELLRLLGKLKYRTSYAQNVLEHSLEVAFLCGIMAAELGLDQKGAKRAGLLHDIGKAVDHELEGPHALIGAELARRYGESEAIVEAIASHHDDVAPEGVLAVLVQAADALSGARPGARKELLETYIKRLENLERIAMEFPGVSKSYAIQAGRELRVIVESQAVDDVGVVMLSRDIAKKIESEMTYPGQIKVTVIRETRAVEYAK, from the coding sequence ATGACAGTTTTAATGGTGTTGTTGTTCATTGCCTCTATTGCTGCTGGGGCTGGCGTTGGAATATACGTTTACCAGCAGCTCCAGAAACAGCGATTCCAGGAAATTCAGTCCCAGGCTCAGGAAGTTCTCGATAGAGCCAAAAAAGAAGCTGAAACAATCAAGAAAGAGGCTATTCTCCAGGCAAAAGATACTCTTATTCAAATGAAAGCGGAGTTTGAGCGAGAGACGAAAGAAACTCGTAGAGAACTCCAGAATCTTGAAAAGAGATTGATGCAAAAGGAGGAAAATCTAGAGAGAAAAAGTGACCTTTTAGAAGCCAGAGACAAAGAACTTGCTAAGCGTGAACGGGAGCTTGAAAGGCTTTCTCGTGAGCTTTCTCAAAAAAGCGAAGAGTATGACAATTTGATTCAGGAGCAAACAAGACTCCTTGAAAGTATTGCCAAAATGACGACTCAAGAAGCCAAAAATATGCTCATTGAGTCTATTCGAGAGGAAGCACGCCGCGATGCGGCTCTTTTGGTGAAGAAAATCGAATCTGAAGCGAGAGAAATTGCTGACAAAAAAGCTAAGGAGATTATAGCCTTAGCGATACAGAGGTATGCTGGTGAGTATGTAGCGGAGAAAACCGTTTCCGTTGTATCACTTCCAAACGAGGAAATGAAGGGAAGGATAATAGGGAGAGAGGGACGTAATATCAGAGCTCTTGAAGCAATAACTGGAGTGGATCTTATTATAGATGACACACCGGAGGCGGTCATCCTTTCGGCGTTTAATCCAGTGCGGAGAGAGGTTGCAAGGATCGCTCTTGAACGTCTCATCTCCGATGGGCGAATTCATCCAGCTCGTATAGAAGAAGTGGTTGGCAAAGTGACGGAAGAGATTGAGCAGAGTATTAGGGAAGCAGGAGAACAAGCTGCTTTCGATGTGGGCGTTCATGGCCTGCATCCAGAACTTCTGCGACTTTTGGGAAAATTAAAATATCGCACCAGTTACGCTCAAAATGTGCTTGAACATTCTTTAGAAGTGGCATTCCTCTGCGGTATTATGGCGGCTGAACTAGGATTGGATCAGAAAGGGGCAAAGAGAGCAGGGCTACTCCATGATATTGGAAAGGCCGTGGATCACGAACTAGAAGGCCCTCATGCTTTGATTGGAGCAGAACTTGCTCGCCGATATGGCGAATCGGAGGCTATTGTTGAAGCTATTGCTTCACACCATGATGATGTGGCTCCCGAAGGTGTGCTGGCTGTTTTGGTTCAAGCAGCTGACGCTCTTTCTGGAGCTAGACCTGGAGCTAGAAAGGAATTGCTCGAAACATACATAAAAAGATTGGAAAATCTGGAACGTATCGCAATGGAATTTCCTGGGGTCAGCAAGTCTTATGCTATTCAGGCAGGGCGAGAGCTGAGAGTTATAGTTGAAAGTCAGGCGGTTGATGATGTTGGGGTTGTTATGCTTTCGCGGGATATTGCTAAAAAAATAGAATCAGAAATGACCTATCCGGGGCAGATAAAAGTAACGGTTATTAGGGAAACTCGAGCAGTAGAATACGCTAAATAG
- the fabG gene encoding 3-oxoacyl-[acyl-carrier-protein] reductase, which yields MSDARVAVVTGASRGIGRAIAVSLAEAGMDVVINFRHGREAAEETAQKVESFGRKAYLFPFDVSDPEAVKDGFKEILKTCGRVDVLVNNAGVTRDNLTVLMKWSEWEEVIRTNLSSVFLCSQAVIKPMLRQKWGRIINITSVVGISGNAGQANYAAAKAGIIGFTKSLARELASRGITVNAVAPGYIETDMTRALPEEARNTLLSQIPLGKEGKPEDVAAVVRFLASDEAHYITGEVIKISGGLFM from the coding sequence ATGTCTGATGCTAGAGTCGCAGTAGTTACGGGAGCTAGTCGAGGTATAGGACGGGCAATTGCTGTATCTCTTGCCGAAGCAGGTATGGATGTGGTGATCAATTTCCGTCACGGTAGAGAAGCCGCAGAAGAGACGGCTCAAAAAGTGGAATCTTTCGGAAGAAAAGCCTATCTCTTTCCCTTTGATGTTTCAGATCCGGAAGCTGTTAAAGATGGTTTCAAAGAGATCCTTAAAACCTGTGGTAGAGTCGATGTGCTGGTGAATAACGCAGGGGTAACTCGAGATAATCTGACAGTTCTTATGAAGTGGTCTGAATGGGAAGAAGTGATTCGCACCAACCTGTCGAGCGTTTTCCTGTGTTCGCAGGCGGTGATCAAGCCCATGCTTCGGCAGAAATGGGGACGAATTATCAACATAACCTCTGTTGTGGGCATTTCTGGCAATGCCGGACAGGCTAATTACGCCGCTGCGAAAGCAGGAATTATTGGTTTTACTAAATCGCTTGCTCGAGAGCTAGCATCTCGAGGTATCACCGTTAATGCAGTAGCTCCTGGATACATCGAAACGGACATGACCCGAGCTCTGCCTGAAGAAGCGCGCAATACGCTGCTTTCCCAGATTCCTCTCGGTAAAGAAGGAAAACCGGAAGATGTGGCGGCAGTTGTTCGTTTTTTAGCATCCGATGAAGCCCATTACATAACCGGTGAGGTTATTAAAATAAGTGGTGGGTTGTTTATGTGA
- a CDS encoding riboflavin synthase, producing MFTGLVEGMGIIRRIGKQIEIEPLVHFEALVIGESIAVDGACLTVVSWNGKTFCADVSEETFARTNLGDRKPGDRVNLERALKVGDRLGGHLVMGHVDCVGVLKNRRDEGPSIRLFFEIPLRFGRYVVEKGSITINGVSLTVNGCEGNRFDVNIVPHTAMVTNIGFLKPGDRVNIETDIIGKYVERILLAWKNEKDAPSAKESGITEEFLKSYGFLK from the coding sequence ATGTTCACAGGTCTTGTAGAGGGTATGGGCATAATTCGCCGAATAGGGAAACAGATAGAAATTGAACCCCTGGTCCATTTTGAAGCTCTGGTAATCGGCGAAAGCATAGCCGTTGATGGTGCTTGCCTTACGGTGGTGTCTTGGAACGGAAAAACCTTTTGTGCAGATGTTTCAGAAGAGACTTTCGCGAGAACCAATCTTGGGGATCGAAAACCGGGTGATAGAGTAAACCTGGAGCGCGCTTTGAAAGTGGGAGATCGACTCGGGGGACACCTCGTCATGGGGCACGTAGATTGTGTGGGAGTGCTTAAAAACAGAAGAGATGAAGGACCGTCAATAAGGCTTTTTTTCGAAATCCCTCTGAGATTTGGTCGTTATGTAGTTGAAAAGGGTTCCATTACTATAAACGGGGTCAGTCTCACAGTAAACGGCTGCGAAGGTAATCGTTTTGATGTTAATATTGTTCCCCATACTGCTATGGTCACAAATATTGGATTTTTGAAACCAGGTGATCGAGTCAACATAGAAACGGACATAATAGGAAAATATGTGGAAAGGATTCTTCTTGCGTGGAAAAATGAAAAGGACGCTCCTTCTGCTAAGGAATCTGGTATTACTGAAGAGTTTTTGAAATCCTACGGATTTTTGAAGTAG
- a CDS encoding electron transfer flavoprotein subunit alpha, which produces MKALIEKDRCTGCGICVDVCPVGAISLVDGKAEVSDDCTLCGMCVDSCEFDAISLPEVGTGPSKEQETYHGIWVYAEWRHGNIHRVSYELLSKARQLADKKKVPVGAVLLGYKLDGLEQELFRYGADVVYVVDHPALTHFTDEAYGNALAFLAKQYRPEILLAGATSTGRSFIPRVAALLKTGLTADCTDLDINDEGLLVQTRPAFGGNIMASILCPYGRPQMATVRPRVMQACQLLEPRQGVVEKVSVPENLLKSRIEVVEETLSEGLSASIVEADVVISGGRSLRKRENFKMLEELAKLMNGAVGASRGAVEAGLADPSQQVGQTGRTVAPVLYMAVGISGAIQHVVGMQGSKIIVAVNKDPEAPIFDICHYGVVADLFDFIPEFIKRIKGECGDPSN; this is translated from the coding sequence ATGAAGGCTCTTATAGAAAAGGATCGTTGCACCGGCTGTGGCATTTGTGTTGATGTGTGCCCCGTTGGTGCTATCTCTCTTGTAGATGGAAAGGCGGAAGTTTCAGATGATTGCACTCTCTGCGGGATGTGTGTTGATTCCTGTGAGTTCGATGCCATATCGCTTCCTGAAGTAGGAACTGGGCCGTCAAAGGAACAGGAAACTTATCACGGTATATGGGTCTATGCTGAATGGAGGCATGGAAACATTCATCGAGTGTCTTACGAATTGCTATCGAAAGCTCGTCAGCTTGCCGATAAGAAAAAGGTTCCTGTGGGTGCCGTCTTACTCGGGTATAAATTGGATGGTCTGGAACAGGAACTCTTTCGCTATGGAGCCGATGTCGTTTATGTTGTTGATCATCCCGCTTTGACTCACTTTACAGACGAAGCCTATGGAAACGCTCTGGCTTTTCTTGCTAAACAATACCGACCGGAAATTCTGCTGGCTGGAGCGACATCCACAGGAAGATCTTTTATCCCGCGAGTTGCGGCTCTTTTGAAAACCGGTTTGACCGCCGATTGCACCGATCTGGATATAAACGACGAGGGGCTTCTTGTTCAGACTCGCCCAGCCTTTGGTGGGAACATCATGGCGTCCATTCTTTGTCCCTATGGAAGGCCTCAGATGGCAACGGTTCGTCCCAGAGTGATGCAGGCTTGTCAGCTTCTTGAGCCAAGACAGGGCGTTGTTGAAAAGGTTTCTGTTCCGGAAAATCTTCTGAAATCAAGAATTGAAGTAGTGGAAGAAACTCTGAGCGAAGGGCTATCAGCGTCCATAGTAGAAGCGGATGTGGTAATTTCAGGTGGGCGAAGCCTTCGTAAGAGAGAAAATTTCAAGATGCTTGAAGAACTTGCAAAGCTCATGAACGGTGCTGTAGGAGCAAGCCGGGGTGCTGTGGAAGCGGGATTGGCAGATCCATCTCAGCAGGTAGGACAAACGGGGCGAACGGTAGCTCCCGTTTTATATATGGCTGTTGGCATTTCGGGAGCCATCCAGCATGTGGTGGGCATGCAGGGGTCTAAAATTATCGTGGCAGTTAATAAGGACCCTGAAGCGCCAATTTTCGACATCTGCCACTATGGGGTGGTGGCGGATCTTTTTGATTTCATACCGGAGTTTATTAAACGTATAAAGGGAGAATGTGGCGATCCCTCTAATTAA
- the rpiB gene encoding ribose 5-phosphate isomerase B: MKIAVGSDHAGYRLKQMLRDYLIEEGHEVEDVGTFSEESVHYPEFAFKVARLVVEGKAERGVLVCGSGIGMCMAANRFRGVRAVHATEPYSAKMSRRHNNANVLCLGERFIGKDMALEILRVWLAEPFDGGRHELRVQMMDEMGDV; encoded by the coding sequence ATGAAGATTGCTGTAGGAAGCGACCACGCTGGGTATAGACTTAAGCAGATGCTCCGGGATTATCTGATTGAGGAAGGTCATGAAGTGGAGGACGTGGGGACCTTTTCAGAAGAATCCGTTCACTATCCCGAATTTGCTTTTAAAGTGGCACGCCTTGTGGTTGAAGGGAAAGCTGAAAGAGGAGTTTTGGTGTGCGGGAGCGGGATAGGAATGTGTATGGCGGCAAATAGATTTAGAGGTGTGCGCGCAGTTCATGCCACAGAACCCTATTCGGCAAAAATGAGCCGGCGGCACAATAATGCTAATGTGCTTTGCCTGGGTGAGCGTTTTATAGGCAAAGATATGGCTTTGGAAATTCTTCGAGTATGGTTAGCTGAACCTTTTGATGGTGGGCGGCATGAATTGCGAGTTCAAATGATGGATGAAATGGGGGATGTATGA
- the ribD gene encoding bifunctional diaminohydroxyphosphoribosylaminopyrimidine deaminase/5-amino-6-(5-phosphoribosylamino)uracil reductase RibD, which translates to MNSTDEKFMLEALNLAKKGMGRVSPNPMVGAVIVKDGIVVGRGFHRAVGEAHAEVNAIHDAGESARGATLYVTLEPCNHYGRTPPCTDAILRAGIKKVVIGMLDPNPHVTGGGADRLCREGVEVVSGILEDECRYLNRTFIKYVTTGFPYVIAKSAMTLDGKIATRTGDSKWITSELARRFVHKLRSEVDAICVGIGTAIADNPLLTVRYNLKKSHRKPIRIVIDRQLRISEDSDLVQTAKKVPCWVFHGEDCNNEKLRKLEARGLRLICIPTTETGHLDLREIFRWLGKEQVTSVLVEGGAGIFGGLFESLIDKKSVPLVDEVCFFYAPKILADPEAISLFSSGAPRFYMSEAIQLERVTIKKFGHDVMIRGILSCSQVL; encoded by the coding sequence GTGAACTCTACTGATGAAAAATTCATGCTGGAAGCTCTTAACCTTGCAAAAAAGGGGATGGGGCGAGTCAGCCCTAACCCCATGGTGGGAGCTGTCATAGTAAAAGACGGAATTGTTGTGGGGCGGGGCTTTCATAGAGCCGTCGGAGAGGCTCACGCTGAAGTTAACGCAATTCATGATGCTGGGGAGTCTGCTCGAGGAGCTACGCTCTATGTGACTCTTGAACCCTGTAACCACTACGGAAGGACTCCCCCCTGCACGGACGCCATACTTCGAGCTGGGATAAAAAAAGTGGTTATAGGAATGCTGGATCCTAACCCTCATGTTACTGGAGGTGGAGCGGATAGACTCTGCAGGGAGGGAGTTGAAGTTGTTAGTGGAATTCTAGAGGATGAATGCCGTTATCTTAACAGAACTTTTATAAAGTATGTAACCACAGGTTTTCCTTATGTTATTGCCAAGTCCGCCATGACCCTGGATGGCAAGATAGCTACTCGAACCGGCGATTCAAAGTGGATTACATCTGAGTTAGCAAGGCGGTTTGTGCATAAGTTAAGGTCCGAAGTGGATGCCATTTGCGTTGGTATAGGAACGGCTATAGCCGATAATCCCTTACTTACTGTTCGATACAATTTGAAAAAATCTCACCGTAAGCCAATACGAATTGTTATAGATCGGCAGCTCAGGATTTCCGAAGACAGTGATCTTGTTCAAACAGCGAAAAAAGTTCCGTGTTGGGTTTTTCACGGTGAAGATTGCAACAATGAAAAGCTAAGGAAACTTGAAGCCAGAGGTTTAAGGCTTATATGTATTCCGACAACAGAAACCGGACACCTAGATTTGAGAGAAATTTTTCGTTGGCTCGGAAAGGAACAGGTAACTTCTGTTCTTGTTGAAGGGGGAGCAGGTATTTTTGGTGGGTTGTTTGAGTCCTTGATTGATAAGAAAAGTGTCCCGCTTGTTGATGAGGTCTGTTTTTTCTATGCACCAAAGATTCTTGCCGATCCTGAAGCGATTTCCCTTTTTAGTTCCGGCGCACCACGTTTTTACATGTCAGAAGCTATTCAACTGGAGCGTGTTACTATTAAAAAATTTGGTCACGATGTAATGATTAGGGGGATTCTTTCATGTTCACAGGTCTTGTAG
- a CDS encoding rhodanese-like domain-containing protein produces MSEVVRRTLFESGIILIVAIIVALGTNALRSDRLKIFGTDCIRQFGVCGRTISQADTIDLEKTLALFYNKAAIFIDARSPISYAMGHIPGAVNIPNEGNYHQYEELISGFSRDSFIVVYDDGVGGSAVHDVALIFKEKGFSKVLLFSGGFTQWRNNGLPVDAGLNRGSAFMPAN; encoded by the coding sequence ATGAGCGAAGTTGTTCGTCGAACCCTCTTTGAATCGGGAATCATTCTGATTGTTGCTATTATTGTGGCGCTGGGAACTAATGCTTTGCGTTCAGATCGACTGAAAATATTCGGAACTGATTGCATAAGGCAGTTTGGTGTTTGTGGTAGAACGATTAGTCAGGCAGATACAATCGACCTGGAGAAAACCCTGGCGCTTTTTTACAACAAAGCTGCCATTTTCATAGATGCTCGTTCCCCAATTTCATACGCTATGGGACACATACCCGGGGCTGTGAATATACCGAATGAAGGAAATTATCATCAATACGAAGAACTTATTAGTGGGTTTTCTCGGGACTCCTTCATCGTTGTTTACGATGACGGTGTTGGCGGTTCCGCAGTTCACGACGTGGCATTGATTTTTAAAGAAAAAGGTTTTTCTAAAGTGCTTCTTTTTTCCGGCGGGTTTACTCAATGGCGAAATAATGGACTTCCTGTTGATGCTGGCTTAAATCGAGGATCAGCATTTATGCCGGCAAACTAA